Proteins encoded in a region of the Solanum dulcamara chromosome 9, daSolDulc1.2, whole genome shotgun sequence genome:
- the LOC129904053 gene encoding uncharacterized protein LOC129904053 isoform X2 → MSTGPTKSTPNGFENSLRSEEEQNKIDEMRKLIGPLSGKFALYCSDVSISRYLVARSWNVKKAAKMLKATLKWRLDYKPEEIRWDDVASEAETGKIYRSNYKDKHGRPVLVMRPRCQNTKSVKGQIKYLVYCMENAVVNLPEDQEQMVWLIDFHGFNLSNISIKVTKETARVLQDHYPERLGIAILYDAPKIFEPFWKIAKPFLDPKTASKVKFVYSDDPNSKKMMEELFDMSLVESAFGGDDKADFDVNKYAVRMRGDDKKLSSFWKKDDNSASSAQPTVTADPSLEPTNSDSDSEVLYEKAEKPSLDVDEEELSIEETLPGTDSTNENIDILKQCN, encoded by the exons ATGAGTACTGGTCCAACAAAATCCACACCAAATGGCTTTGAGAATTCTTTGAGATCGGAAGAAGAACAGAACAAG ATTGACGAGATGAGAAAGTTGATTGGGCCGCTTTCAGGTAAGTTCGCCCTTTATTGTTCTGATGTATCCATTTCAAGATATTTAGTGGCTCGAAGCTGGAATGTAAAGAAGGCAGCTAAGATGCTTAAAGCGACCCTGAAGTGGAGATTGGATTACAAGCCTGAAGAAATTCGCTGG GATGATGTGGCTAGTGAAGCAGAAACAGGGAAAATTTATAGGTCAAACTATAAAGACAAGCATGGGAGGCCAGTTCTTGTCATGAGACCTCGTTGCCAG AACACTAAGTCTGTAAAAGGACAAATCAAGTATTTAGTATATTGCATGGAAAATGCTGTAGTAAATCTCCCAGAAGACCAGGAACAGATGGTCTGGTTGATTGATTTTCATGGATTTAATCTGTCAAATATCTCCATCAAGGTGACAAAAGAAACGGCTCGTGTTTTGCAAGACCATTATCCTGAAAGGCTGGGGATAGCTATTTTATATGATGCACCCAAGATATTCGAACCATTTTGGAAG ATAGCAAAACCTTTTTTGGACCCAAAGACTGCCAGCAAAGTCAAATTTGTGTACTCAGATGACCCCAACAGCAAGAAAATGATGGAAGAACTGTTTGACATGAGTTTGGTGGAGTCTGCATTTGGCGGAGATGATAAGGCTGATTTTGATGTCAATAAATATGCTGTGAGGATGAGAGGAGATGATAAAAAGTTGTCTTCTTTCTGGAAGAAAGACGATAATTCTGCATCAAGTGCACAACCAACTGTGACAGCTGACCCCTCTTTAGAGCCAACAAATTCAGATTCTGATTCCGAAGTCTTATATGAGAAAGCAGAGAAACCTTCTCTTGATGTTGATGAAGAGGAATTATCAATTGAAGAAACTTTGCCTGGAACTGACAGTACAAATGAGAATATTGACATATTAAAGCAGTGTAACTGA
- the LOC129904053 gene encoding uncharacterized protein LOC129904053 isoform X1 has protein sequence MSTGPTKSTPNGFENSLRSEEEQNKQIDEMRKLIGPLSGKFALYCSDVSISRYLVARSWNVKKAAKMLKATLKWRLDYKPEEIRWDDVASEAETGKIYRSNYKDKHGRPVLVMRPRCQNTKSVKGQIKYLVYCMENAVVNLPEDQEQMVWLIDFHGFNLSNISIKVTKETARVLQDHYPERLGIAILYDAPKIFEPFWKIAKPFLDPKTASKVKFVYSDDPNSKKMMEELFDMSLVESAFGGDDKADFDVNKYAVRMRGDDKKLSSFWKKDDNSASSAQPTVTADPSLEPTNSDSDSEVLYEKAEKPSLDVDEEELSIEETLPGTDSTNENIDILKQCN, from the exons ATGAGTACTGGTCCAACAAAATCCACACCAAATGGCTTTGAGAATTCTTTGAGATCGGAAGAAGAACAGAACAAG CAGATTGACGAGATGAGAAAGTTGATTGGGCCGCTTTCAGGTAAGTTCGCCCTTTATTGTTCTGATGTATCCATTTCAAGATATTTAGTGGCTCGAAGCTGGAATGTAAAGAAGGCAGCTAAGATGCTTAAAGCGACCCTGAAGTGGAGATTGGATTACAAGCCTGAAGAAATTCGCTGG GATGATGTGGCTAGTGAAGCAGAAACAGGGAAAATTTATAGGTCAAACTATAAAGACAAGCATGGGAGGCCAGTTCTTGTCATGAGACCTCGTTGCCAG AACACTAAGTCTGTAAAAGGACAAATCAAGTATTTAGTATATTGCATGGAAAATGCTGTAGTAAATCTCCCAGAAGACCAGGAACAGATGGTCTGGTTGATTGATTTTCATGGATTTAATCTGTCAAATATCTCCATCAAGGTGACAAAAGAAACGGCTCGTGTTTTGCAAGACCATTATCCTGAAAGGCTGGGGATAGCTATTTTATATGATGCACCCAAGATATTCGAACCATTTTGGAAG ATAGCAAAACCTTTTTTGGACCCAAAGACTGCCAGCAAAGTCAAATTTGTGTACTCAGATGACCCCAACAGCAAGAAAATGATGGAAGAACTGTTTGACATGAGTTTGGTGGAGTCTGCATTTGGCGGAGATGATAAGGCTGATTTTGATGTCAATAAATATGCTGTGAGGATGAGAGGAGATGATAAAAAGTTGTCTTCTTTCTGGAAGAAAGACGATAATTCTGCATCAAGTGCACAACCAACTGTGACAGCTGACCCCTCTTTAGAGCCAACAAATTCAGATTCTGATTCCGAAGTCTTATATGAGAAAGCAGAGAAACCTTCTCTTGATGTTGATGAAGAGGAATTATCAATTGAAGAAACTTTGCCTGGAACTGACAGTACAAATGAGAATATTGACATATTAAAGCAGTGTAACTGA
- the LOC129904444 gene encoding 2,3-bisphosphoglycerate-dependent phosphoglycerate mutase 1-like gives MAATTLHQSVGTLQSCRNNGNSGLCPDYGHVSFRSVSKGFKVDVGLLRGGNFCSRKRSACVIQASASKATVFDEASAPSSTTTSNSNKKTSEAALILIRHGESMWNEKNLFTGCVDVPLTTKGVEEAVEAGKRISNIPVDMIYTSALIRAQMTAMLAMTQHRRKKVPTIIHEESEQAGAWSQIFSEETNMQCIPVVTAWQLNERMYGELQGLNKQETADKYGNEQVHEWRRSYDIPPPNGESLEMCAERAVAYFKEHIEPELAGGKNIMIAAHGNSLRSIIMYLDKLTSQEVISLELATGIPMLYIFKEGRFIRRGSPPAPTEAGVYAYTKKLAQYRQKLDDMFE, from the exons ATGGCTGCAACGACACTTCACCAATCGGTTGGGACTCTTCAGTCTTGTAGAAACAATGGTAACTCTGGATTGTGTCCTGATTATGGGCATGTTTCCTTTAGATCGGTGTCCAAGGGTTTCAAGGTTGATGTGGGATTGTTGAGAGGAGGAAATTTTTGTTCTAGAAAGAGAAGTGCTTGTGTAATTCAAGCATCTGCTTCTAAGGCTACGGTTTTCGATGAAGCTTCAGCACCATCAAGTACCACTACCAGTAACTCCAACAAGAAAACAA GTGAAGCTGCTTTGATCCTGATTAGACACGGAGAGTCTATGTGGAATGAAAAGAACTTGTTCACTGGTTGTGTAGATGTGCCTTTAACTACAAAGGGTGTGGAAGAGGCTGTTGAAGCCGGGAAACGAATTAGCAATATACCTGTCGACATGATCTATACTTCTGCTTTGATTCGTGCTCAAATGACTGCCATGCTTGCCATGACTCAGCACCGCCGCAAGAAG GTGCCAACAATCATTCATGAAGAGAGTGAGCAAGCAGGAGCTTGGAGTCAGATCTTTAGTGAAGAGACCAACATGCAATGTATACCAGTTGTAACAGCTTGGCAACTAAATGAGAGAAT GTATGGGGAATTACAAGGTCTTAATAAGCAGGAAACAGCTGATAAATATGGAAATGAGCAGGTTCATGAGTGGCGTCGTAGCTATGATATTCCTCCTCCAAACGGAGAAAGTTTGGAAATGTGTGCAGAGAGAGCTGTTGCCTACTTCAAAGAGCAC ATTGAACCCGAACTGGCAGGTGGAAAAAATATAATGATTGCAGCCCATGGGAACTCATTGAGGTCCATCATTATGTATCTTGACAAGCTAACATCCCAAGAG GTTATAAGTTTGGAACTTGCCACTGGAATccccatgctttacatattcaaagAAGGAAGGTTTATTCGCAGAGGAAGTCCTCCAGCACCAACCGAGGCAGGGGTCTATGCTTATACGAAG AAGTTGGCTCAGTACAGACAAAAGCTAGATGATATGTTTGAGTAA